The genomic window ACCTGGTAAGGTTAATGTTCCTTTAAACCCGGCTAATCCACCTAACAACATTACTAAACAGCCAACCAGAGCAACATTGGCAATTACACCCGACACTTTATAGTAAATACCCATAAATAGAACAACTAACATAAATCCAGCCATTGAGGCAATAATTCCTTTATGGATAGAATCTTGCCCCAGTGAGGGACCAACAGTGCGTTCTTCTATCACTTTAACCGGTGCCGGCAGAGCTCCTGCGCGTAGAATAATCTTCAGGTCTCGCGCATCTTCTAATGTAAAATTACCTTCAATTTGAGCTCTTCCTCCGTCAATTCTACTTCTAATTACTGGAGCAGACCTGACTTTCCCATCCAAAACAATGGCTAACTGTTCATTAATATGGGCACCAGTTACCCGGGCAAATTTTCTTGCCCCAACTTTATTAAACTCAAGTGAAACAACTGGTTGACTTACTATTCCACCCTGATTACTATCAACCCAGGCATTGACTAAAGTATCACCCGTTAATTCCGGGTCTTTTTTCACCAGGAATTTCTTCCCCTCGTCATCCTCTAATATCTCATAACCTCTTGGTATCTTCCCTGCCTCAGCATCATCCAATCGTTCGTTATCAACTAATCTAAATTCTAAAAGTGCGGTTGAACCAATTAAGTTTTTCGCCCGTCTTGGGTCTTTTAAACCAGGTAGTTGAACAACAATTCTATCCTTTCCTTCTTTTTGAATAATCGGCTCTGATACCCCAAATTTATCTACTCGATTCCGGATAATCTCTAATGCTCGGTCAACTGCATCTGAGGGGTCAGAACCCGGAGGTAATTTCGCTGTATCCACCTCTAAAACTAAATGCATTCCTCCTTGCAGGTCTAAACCTAATTTTATTTTCTGCTGAGGAGGTAACATCAGAAATATACACACACCCATTACACCAGTAATAAGTAGTGCCTTCCATTTTAAATTTCTTCTCACTTTTTTATCTCCCTTTTATCAGTTTAAAAAAAAAGACAATAGACAACCTGTCATTGTCCCCTGTAAATTAGAAGATTAAATACTCTTTAGCCCTCTGAAGTGAAATTCAACTAATGGTATCAGCATAAGCGAAGTGCTTCAGCATTTCGTTTATGCTGAGTTATCTGCCGTTGTGGGCAATTTTCTCATTTTTTATTTCTCAAATATTACTTTTCTATTCGAATGGTCAAATTTAATATCAAACTGATCGAATATGTCTAACCTACCAAGTAAAAATGGCACCTCTTCTATTAAAACCCAACCAATTCGAGTTTCAACCTCATCATTTCCTATTTTAATCTTGACCCGTTTGATGATATAGGGAATTGCTCCTTCCCCAATGCCTTTGAGTTCTTTAATTTCTTCTTTTTCTATTTCAAATCCCAAGTAATCTCCTGCTCTTTTTGGTATCAAAGTAATATCTGCACCAGAATCAAGGAGCATTTCGCATCTAAAACTCTTTTCACCACTGGTAACTCGGAGAACTACATATGGTTTCCAAATTACTCCAAAATCCTTTAATTGTTCTTCACAATAAGGGAATTCAATCATACTACCATCAAATCCTCCTTTGGAATTTTAGCAATAAGTGGGTCATCTGAGACTTTTTTTCCTTTCTCAATCACCTCTATAAAATCAATCCCATG from bacterium includes these protein-coding regions:
- the secD gene encoding protein translocase subunit SecD, coding for MGVCIFLMLPPQQKIKLGLDLQGGMHLVLEVDTAKLPPGSDPSDAVDRALEIIRNRVDKFGVSEPIIQKEGKDRIVVQLPGLKDPRRAKNLIGSTALLEFRLVDNERLDDAEAGKIPRGYEILEDDEGKKFLVKKDPELTGDTLVNAWVDSNQGGIVSQPVVSLEFNKVGARKFARVTGAHINEQLAIVLDGKVRSAPVIRSRIDGGRAQIEGNFTLEDARDLKIILRAGALPAPVKVIEERTVGPSLGQDSIHKGIIASMAGFMLVVLFMGIYYKVSGVIANVALVGCLVMLLGGLAGFKGTLTLPGIAGIILTMGMALDSNVLIFERIREELRAGRPVKTAIDSGYKKAFWTVFDSHVTTLITALILFVFGTGPIKGFAVTLSLGVTISLFTAIVITRLIFDLRKEYQILSI